Proteins from a genomic interval of Geodermatophilus obscurus DSM 43160:
- a CDS encoding enoyl-CoA hydratase/isomerase family protein: MGQIQLERHGGVAVVTVDSPEVKNGLTPEMGLQLSELCDEVDADPAVGAAVVRGAGGTFCSGADRRRWTPGSDQAEDKTYKELGAVYTAFRRVGTLQVPTIAAVRGAAVGAGINLALSTDLRIVSESARLLAGFLRIGLHPGGGYFTISSRTAGREATAAMGLFSEEIDGVRAAEIGLAWKAVPDDQVEDLALELAGRAAKDPELAREAVRSFRTEAGPPGIGWEAALHFERATQMWSQRRRETA, translated from the coding sequence GTGGGACAGATCCAGTTGGAGCGGCACGGCGGCGTGGCCGTGGTCACGGTCGACTCGCCCGAGGTCAAGAACGGGCTGACCCCGGAGATGGGGCTGCAGCTGTCGGAGCTGTGCGACGAGGTGGACGCCGACCCGGCGGTCGGCGCGGCCGTCGTCCGGGGCGCGGGCGGCACCTTCTGCTCCGGCGCGGACCGCCGGCGCTGGACGCCGGGCAGCGACCAGGCCGAGGACAAGACCTACAAGGAGCTCGGCGCGGTCTACACCGCCTTCCGCCGGGTGGGCACGCTGCAGGTGCCGACCATCGCCGCCGTCCGCGGCGCCGCGGTCGGCGCGGGGATCAACCTGGCCCTCTCCACCGACCTGCGCATCGTCTCCGAGAGCGCCCGGCTGCTCGCCGGGTTCCTGCGCATCGGCCTGCACCCCGGCGGCGGCTACTTCACGATCAGCAGCCGGACGGCGGGCCGCGAGGCCACCGCCGCGATGGGACTGTTCAGCGAGGAGATCGACGGCGTGCGCGCCGCGGAGATCGGCCTGGCCTGGAAGGCCGTGCCCGACGACCAGGTCGAGGACCTCGCCCTGGAGCTCGCCGGCCGCGCCGCCAAGGACCCGGAGCTGGCCCGCGAGGCGGTCCGCTCCTTCCGTACCGAGGCCGGCCCGCCCGGGATCGGCTGGGAGGCCGCGCTGCACTTCGAGCGGGCCACCCAGATGTGGTCGCAGCGGCGGCGCGAGACCGCCTGA